ACGTGTTACCCATCGGTGCCTTCCGCGGGGCCAGAGCCAAaccccggggcggggggcggggcccggggccCGGGCGGCGGCCCCACCTCCAGGCCGTGGTCCCGCGAGTGCACCGCGCTGATCTCCACGGCGTGCAGCTGCTCCAGCGTCAGCTGCCGCGCGTACAGGTGCGCCACGACGCGGTGCGGGCCCTCGGTCAGGTGCGAGCTCAAGTAGTCAGCCTCCGTGAGGCGGAGgcagcccaggcccaggcccagcaCCCGGTTCAGTCCGTCCTCCAGCGACCAGAAGCGCCGGTCCACGAAGCCCCCGGGGAAGCCCAGCAGCCCGTCGAAGCGCATCTGCATCTGCAACGGAGCGCCGGGTCACGGGCGCGGGTCCGAGCGGCGGTGCCCGGTTCCCCGGCCGCCCGCACGCCCGCGTCCTCACCAGCACCGAGAAGCGCATGGGGATGCGGCCGAAGAGCTGACCCGGGTTCGCGGCGTACAGCATAGCGTGGCACGAGTGGCTCCAGCCGGGGCCCAGGCGCATCGCTTCCACCCGACTGATCCGCTTCAGCTCCGGCACCGCCGCCGCCGACATCTTGGCACCAGCGCCCGCGGCCCGGACGCCGCCCCTTAAGTGCGTGCGCGGCCCACCCTCGCTCGGCGCGGCCAATCCGCGGGCAGCCacgccccggcccccgcccctccACCAATCGCCGGCGCGCGTCGCGGCACAGCCGTAGCGGCGCCCCGGCGCATCATTGCGAGGCGCAAGGAGCGTGCGCGGGGGAGCGGCGGCGCGCGCCCCAGCCACCGCCCAATAGCCGCGCGCCCAGGGCGTGCCCCGCCCACGGCCCGAGCGGACCAAGGGTCCCGGAGGCCCGACGGCCCGAGCGCACCCGAGTGGAGCGCGGACTCCCGGTCCCCGGCGCGGGGGCGGCGCCCGTGGAGTCCAGGCTCAGCCTGCCCGCCCCAAGAGGGAAGAAGTCTCAAGATCACTTTGCGCCGGGGCTTCCCCCAGCGCCCCTGGCAGCGCCGCCCTGCGGGGCTCCCGGCGCCAGCTCCAGACTCCACCGGCGCCGGCCTCTGGGGCCTCAGCTGAGCCCTGGCATCACAGGGCGAATCCTCCCCTGCAGGCATGCCAGCCCCATCGTTCTGCCACCGGCTGAGCACTGGAATCCAAGGTTGCTGCCGTCGGCCTGCCTCTAGAAGAGCAGGACAGCGGGGCCCATAGTCCCAGTCCACTCTCAGCGCTGAACTGGGTGAGGGTGCATGCTGAGGAGCCCTGGGGCTCCCTAAGCCCCGCCTGCTGGGGCAGAAGTGATTGAAGTCCCCGGGCAGGGAGTTTCCCAGCTTGGTAGGgtaagcacactgactgaaactgcccaccctggccaagcACCGTAGTTCCTGTTTGCAGGAGTTGTTTtaggacaggaggtcctggtaaggaacaggaataagccaccaccaactgggagagttcgggaaaggtcaaaaagtgACACCACATGTCCAACCACCTCTCAGAATCCAtctcactggcatccatcttggctgaacaaggcgtgtgccaccaggaaggaccctgagtccgaacaattggccaaagacaacctggaacCTAATCCCATCACCGTAAAACCAGAGACTGTGAGCCCCAAGGCAGAGCAGTCCATCCTGGtcttcccttaccctcctgctctccgccCAGGCGTCCCTTCCcagtaaagtctcttgctttgtcagcaggaGTGTCTCCTCAGACTATTCATTGCCCAGTGTTACACAAGAGCCCACTTTGGGGCCCTGGAAGGGgatccccttcctgcaacaaatagCGACTCTGGAGGGGACTCTTCTTTGCTgcgactgacatcctgaccactcggggtactcagggacCAGCTTGCCCGCCAATGGACCAGACCTAGCGGCTGCAACTGGGACCTTTTTGTCCCTGCTCTCCTCTTGAcacggacaactggccagagtgccctgaccagttaaggaacaagagactttactgACCTTTCTCCCCTTTGCTCTTTcttctccttaacccttcctatcctacTCTTTTTTCCTAGTCCCTTGGTCCTGGAAGcaggaatctggtcaaagggccTCAAGGATTGGAgactgaggattggagactgatcacctcctcttggcagagaactcaaatTCTGATTCTGTTCTGGTCTGGTTTCTGTTAAGGCCGAGTTCCAGTCCCCCGCTTCTCTGGAAGCCCAGGGTAAAATCCCGTGAGGCCTGGGTATCTGCAGGTGGCAAGAGACGTCtataaggccaccccttttgccgttctctcccacctcctcccccttcttcctttcaacctggcttcctttcctccctttgaaatctCTGAAGACttgagatattttcatttactctgttagtacttggatctgaagttctgtgtctctatggGAGGTTTTCTTAGAAACTGTAAtcttgtatttaagggagtgTTTTATGAGAACTGCCAGgtctatgtgtgtgttttatattctGTGTTCTGATTTGTGATGCCCATTTTGCTTTGTGTGGCTACCATTCGGTTTAGACCTGctgccattttgttagaacttgattttctttccctgtgccttgagaccagggttCTCAGGAACACCTATCTAGACCATCTCTTAATTCCTGAGACTGAGGAAAAATGGGGAGAAGTCTTTTTATAAACTAGTGAATTTTATATCATAATGTCTAATGCATGACTAAGTTTAGAAAATGGAGCTAGGTCTTGCCTTGTATCTGTCTGAATATGTGTATGTCTCGGTATATCTTTGTTTCTGGAtaacatttttgagattaatttgtaAATTAGCTCTATTTAATTGACTTAAATAAAAGTAAGCAGCTTACAAATCagataattctaaattaaactaaACGAATTCCAGGTTCACATGAagtgggaaatattcagtattaaattaaTACCTGGTAACACAGACATCCATCAATAAGTATAATACTTTTGTACCTAGGTTTccgtcagtttagtcgctcagtcatgtccgaatctttgcgaccccatggactgcagcacgccaggcctccctgtccatcaccaactcccggagcttgctcagcctcatgttcatcgagtcagtgatgccatccaatcgcctcatcctctgtcgtccccttctcctcgccttcagtctttcctggcatca
This window of the Capricornis sumatraensis isolate serow.1 chromosome 3, serow.2, whole genome shotgun sequence genome carries:
- the NUDT16L1 gene encoding tudor-interacting repair regulator protein isoform X1, whose amino-acid sequence is MSAAAVPELKRISRVEAMRLGPGWSHSCHAMLYAANPGQLFGRIPMRFSVLMQMRFDGLLGFPGGFVDRRFWSLEDGLNRVLGLGLGCLRLTEADYLSSHLTEGPHRVVAHLYARQLTLEQLHAVEISAVHSRDHGLEVLGLVRVPLYTQKDRVGGFPNFLSNAFISTAKYQLLFALKVLNMMPEEKLAEALAAATEKQKKALEKLLPSSS
- the NUDT16L1 gene encoding tudor-interacting repair regulator protein isoform X2 translates to MSAAAVPELKRISRVEAMRLGPGWSHSCHAMLYAANPGQLFGRIPMRFSVLMQMRFDGLLGFPGGFVDRRFWSLEDGLNRVLGLGLGCLRLTEADYLSSHLTEGPHRVVAHLYARQLTLEQLHAVEISAVHSRDHGLEVLNMMPEEKLAEALAAATEKQKKALEKLLPSSS